AGCGCCTCCGCGACGGGCGCGACGATTGCGATCGTGAGCGGGATGCCGAGCCTGCCGTGCTCTTCGATCACCTCGTTGAGCGTACGGCCTCCGATATACTCCATCGCGATGTAGCGCAGGCCATCGGCCTCGCCGACATCGAAGATCGTCACGATCGCCGGATGCCGCAAGTTGGCGGCGGTGATCGCCTCGCGTTCAAAGCGACGCGCAAACTCAGGATCGGCGCTCAGGCTCGGCGCGAGGACTTTGAGCGCGACGGGACGCTGCAAGACCGTATCGAGCGCCCGATACACACGCGCCATGCCACCACGCCCGAGTTCCTGCTGGATAAGATATTTGCCGAGCTGACGGCCAATCAGTGGGTCGGGCACAGGGTGCTCCTGATGAGCAGCGAGGGTTCGCTGTTAAACTCGTATACACATGCGCACGTTGGGTTGCGCCGTATGCTACAATCGCGGCGAGATTTTACCACAACGTGTAGGGGAATGTCATATCTCCGGCGATCCGGTACGATGCTTTTGCGTAGCCGATACGATAGATGTACTATACTTGCATTGTACTGGAAATCATGTGCGCCGTGCGCGTATTCGCGAGTAGCGGCAGATATTCCGAGCGTGATCCTGCATTAAGTGCGCTGTCAGGCCGGGGGTGTGGGGGCGCCCCCACCAGAATCCCGTGTTTCAGGGCTGAGACACAATGCGGTACTTGCGCAAAGGTGTCCTAAGGATGCATTAAGCTGGTAGCTATGCTTCACAACGGAGCGCAGATAGATTCGGGAGGCGACAGATGCTTGGTCCGATTCCAACGTTATTTGTGCAGCGTAATACAGGAAACGACGAAGAAGTGCAGTGGGAGCAGCCGGTGCTGACGATTGGGCGCGATCCCACGAACGATATTGTCATCGAACATCGGCTGGCCTCACGTCGTCATGCCCGGTTTGAGAAAGACGATGTCGGCTTTTATATCCGCGATCTGGAGAGCACTAACGGGACGTTCGTCAACGGGCAGCGGATTCAAGGGGCGC
The nucleotide sequence above comes from Herpetosiphonaceae bacterium. Encoded proteins:
- a CDS encoding protein kinase codes for the protein MPDPLIGRQLGKYLIQQELGRGGMARVYRALDTVLQRPVALKVLAPSLSADPEFARRFEREAITAANLRHPAIVTIFDVGEADGLRYIAMEYIGGRTLNEVIEEHGRLGIPLTIAIVAPVAEAL